The following coding sequences lie in one Amycolatopsis cihanbeyliensis genomic window:
- a CDS encoding helix-turn-helix transcriptional regulator has protein sequence MRADRLVAVLLLMQARGRVTAAELAGELEVSVATARRDLEALSTAGVPVYPQPGRGGGWSLVGGARTDLSGLTEAEAQALFLLAGTATAPQLRSALRKLVRALPGPFCGGARAAAEAAVVDPVWWGERGHERPELVEALQEAVVGHRKVWLSYANRSGERTRRLVDPWGLVDKDAVWYLVAGTGDGQRTFRVDRILEAVPTEQTAERPADFDLAAAWERVVAEVEQRRSPVAATVLTEDRYLPVLRDQFGRHCRAERGGSGQGCADGRLRVRVAAPTALDIARQLAGWGALVDVVEPDEVRAELARLGTELTARYAG, from the coding sequence ATGCGTGCGGACCGGCTGGTGGCGGTGCTGTTGCTGATGCAGGCCAGGGGCCGGGTGACCGCGGCGGAGCTGGCGGGTGAGCTCGAGGTGTCCGTCGCGACCGCACGTCGGGACCTGGAGGCGCTGTCCACCGCTGGTGTGCCGGTGTACCCGCAGCCCGGACGGGGCGGTGGGTGGTCCCTCGTCGGTGGTGCGCGGACCGACCTGAGCGGGCTCACCGAGGCCGAGGCGCAGGCGTTGTTCCTGCTCGCAGGGACCGCGACCGCGCCGCAGCTGCGGTCGGCGCTGCGCAAGCTGGTGCGGGCCCTGCCCGGCCCGTTTTGCGGCGGGGCGCGGGCCGCCGCGGAGGCGGCCGTGGTGGATCCGGTGTGGTGGGGTGAGCGCGGGCACGAGCGGCCGGAGCTGGTGGAGGCGTTGCAGGAGGCCGTGGTCGGTCACCGCAAGGTCTGGCTGAGCTACGCCAACCGGTCGGGGGAACGCACCCGGCGACTGGTCGATCCGTGGGGCCTGGTGGACAAGGACGCCGTCTGGTATCTGGTCGCCGGCACCGGGGACGGGCAGCGGACGTTCCGGGTGGACCGGATTCTGGAGGCGGTGCCGACCGAGCAGACGGCCGAGCGGCCTGCCGACTTCGACCTCGCGGCGGCCTGGGAGCGGGTCGTGGCCGAGGTCGAGCAACGCCGCTCGCCGGTCGCGGCGACCGTGCTGACCGAGGACCGGTACCTGCCCGTGCTGCGGGACCAGTTCGGCCGCCATTGCCGTGCCGAGCGGGGCGGTTCCGGGCAGGGGTGCGCGGACGGCAGGCTGCGCGTCCGGGTGGCCGCGCCGACCGCACTGGACATCGCGCGGCAGCTGGCGGGCTGGGGTGCGCTGGTGGATGTCGTGGAACCGGACGAGGTCCGGGCCGAGCTCGCGCGGCTGGGTACGGAGCTGACCGCGCGCTACGCGGGGTGA
- a CDS encoding putative protein N(5)-glutamine methyltransferase, with protein sequence MAASPHSIPAITSRLRAVGCVFAEDEARLLAEAAHSPEHLSALVDRRVTGLPLEQILGWAQFHDLRIAVEPDVFVPRRRTELLVRQATELARPGAVVLDLCCGTGAVGAALATIVDRAEVHAADLDPAAVRCARRNLAAAGGRVYEGDLYEPVPARLRGNVDLLVVNAPYVPTDAVDLMPPEARLHEPRAALDGGADGLSVQRRVVAEARNWLAPRGHLLIETSEPQAPRLAGACADAGLVTRIVGSAELDATVVLGSAGLVPDPAITMTA encoded by the coding sequence ATGGCGGCTTCCCCGCACTCGATCCCGGCGATCACCAGCAGGCTCCGCGCCGTGGGCTGCGTGTTCGCCGAGGACGAGGCGCGGCTGCTCGCCGAGGCCGCGCACTCGCCGGAGCACCTCAGCGCACTGGTGGACCGCCGGGTCACCGGCTTGCCCCTGGAACAGATCCTCGGCTGGGCACAGTTCCACGACCTGCGGATCGCGGTGGAGCCGGACGTGTTCGTCCCGCGCAGGCGCACCGAGCTGCTGGTGCGGCAGGCGACCGAACTCGCCCGGCCCGGCGCGGTCGTACTGGACCTGTGCTGCGGCACGGGCGCGGTCGGTGCCGCGCTGGCTACCATCGTGGACCGGGCCGAGGTACACGCGGCCGACCTGGATCCCGCCGCGGTGCGCTGCGCGCGCCGCAACCTGGCTGCCGCGGGCGGCAGGGTGTACGAGGGTGACCTGTACGAACCGGTACCGGCCCGGCTGCGCGGAAACGTGGACCTGCTGGTGGTGAACGCGCCCTATGTACCCACCGACGCGGTCGACCTGATGCCGCCGGAGGCCCGCCTGCACGAGCCCCGTGCCGCGCTCGACGGCGGGGCGGACGGGCTCAGCGTGCAGCGCAGGGTGGTGGCCGAGGCACGGAACTGGCTGGCGCCCCGCGGCCACCTGCTGATCGAGACGAGCGAGCCGCAGGCGCCGCGGCTGGCCGGCGCCTGCGCCGACGCAGGGCTGGTGACGCGGATCGTCGGCTCCGCCGAGCTGGACGCCACCGTCGTCCTCGGCTCGGCCGGGCTGGTGCCGGACCCTGCCATTACCATGACGGCATGA